One segment of Sphingomonas telluris DNA contains the following:
- a CDS encoding DUF2955 domain-containing protein, with product MATAAHSVPADPAATARLQFVLRFSFGTTAAFIVCELMGWQPSALAPVLTGVLLANLPVAPPFKVGIVLILVMAVCAWLAFLLTVWLQQTPQLLFGVIGLIMFIAFAGLAQAKGQLPLTLLLMCITVVPVVTLTLSEYAGIFPSLLARAMGLAVIFTWIAYAIWPMPSPKAPDAPAAPQQFPVAAAALGVLIVLPVMLVYLLFGLTDAIPVLLTTVLLVAQMEQERSAASGWAKLLGNFLGGFVAVAAYYLLQIAPNLATLALISFIIGFGFANEIVKGGVRGGNALLGYNASMVIFGLALLKGEDNSGTWGARVVQFGIACTFAVGMMMLLWPRLKARSSKAS from the coding sequence GTACCCGCTGATCCCGCTGCGACTGCGCGATTGCAGTTCGTCCTTCGCTTCAGCTTCGGCACCACAGCAGCATTCATCGTTTGCGAGCTCATGGGGTGGCAGCCGTCAGCCCTCGCGCCGGTTCTAACCGGTGTTCTGCTCGCCAACCTGCCTGTCGCGCCACCCTTCAAGGTCGGGATCGTCCTGATCCTCGTGATGGCCGTGTGCGCCTGGCTCGCCTTTTTGCTGACCGTCTGGCTGCAGCAGACACCCCAACTCCTCTTCGGCGTGATCGGCCTGATCATGTTTATCGCCTTCGCGGGGCTTGCTCAGGCCAAGGGCCAGTTGCCGCTGACGCTCCTGTTGATGTGCATCACAGTCGTTCCGGTCGTGACGCTGACCCTGTCGGAATATGCTGGAATCTTCCCCAGCCTGCTCGCTCGAGCGATGGGGCTGGCGGTCATCTTCACGTGGATTGCCTATGCGATCTGGCCAATGCCCTCGCCGAAGGCGCCCGATGCGCCGGCCGCACCGCAGCAGTTTCCGGTGGCCGCGGCGGCTCTGGGCGTCCTCATCGTGCTCCCGGTAATGCTGGTCTACCTCCTGTTCGGGCTGACCGACGCGATCCCCGTGCTGCTGACCACCGTACTGCTAGTCGCGCAGATGGAGCAGGAACGCAGCGCGGCGAGCGGCTGGGCGAAGCTCCTGGGCAACTTCCTTGGCGGCTTCGTCGCGGTCGCGGCTTATTACCTGCTGCAGATCGCGCCAAACCTGGCGACGCTTGCACTCATCAGCTTCATCATAGGCTTCGGATTCGCGAACGAGATCGTGAAGGGCGGTGTCCGCGGGGGCAATGCACTGCTTGGCTACAATGCGTCGATGGTGATCTTTGGACTGGCGCTGCTCAAGGGTGAGGACAACAGCGGCACATGGGGCGCCCGCGTCGTCCAGTTCGGCATCGCCTGCACCTTTGCCGTCGGCATGATGATGCTGCTGTGGCCGCGGCTGAAGGCGCGCTCGAGCAAGGCCTCCTGA
- a CDS encoding outer membrane protein: MRKYLVSAAIAAIALSSPAVARDNSFYAGVEAGLWLPRDQDADVNVFYNTVNVPGGVLGTPAGPSDFSFNNAFGLDYKKGYDIGAFGGYDFGMFRVEGEIGWKHANNDKFEVNSTFVDALNADLNRPSVAPDPGAPGLPAISDSDVSLDESIGVFSVMLNGLLDFGDPDGFSFQAGGGVGWARAKLFSDKDSAVAWQGILGASYALSPNIDIGVRYRYFVTGSMKFQDLGAIGLQGNPESLTFTPTGGTAPVTVIQTSTAGIDFDFESKVRSHSLLLTLAYNFGGVEAPPPPPPPPPPPPPPPPPPTQTCPDGTVILATETCPAPPPPPPPPPPAPERG, from the coding sequence ATGCGGAAATATCTAGTGTCAGCAGCGATCGCGGCGATCGCATTGTCGTCACCCGCTGTTGCACGGGACAATTCGTTCTACGCCGGTGTCGAAGCCGGCCTCTGGCTGCCTCGCGACCAGGACGCGGACGTGAACGTCTTCTACAACACGGTCAACGTACCGGGAGGCGTCCTCGGTACCCCTGCGGGGCCGTCCGACTTCTCGTTCAACAACGCCTTCGGCCTGGACTACAAGAAGGGCTACGATATCGGTGCCTTCGGTGGGTACGACTTCGGCATGTTCCGCGTGGAAGGCGAGATCGGCTGGAAGCACGCCAACAATGATAAATTCGAGGTCAACAGCACCTTCGTGGACGCGTTGAATGCTGATCTCAACCGGCCATCGGTTGCTCCTGATCCGGGCGCTCCCGGACTTCCGGCAATTTCGGATTCCGACGTCAGTCTCGATGAGTCTATTGGCGTCTTCTCCGTGATGCTGAACGGCTTGCTCGACTTCGGCGATCCGGACGGCTTCTCGTTCCAGGCCGGCGGCGGTGTGGGCTGGGCCCGTGCCAAGCTGTTCAGCGACAAGGACAGCGCCGTCGCCTGGCAAGGCATATTGGGAGCGTCTTACGCGCTCAGCCCGAATATCGATATTGGCGTCCGGTATCGCTATTTCGTGACAGGCAGCATGAAGTTTCAGGACCTCGGTGCCATCGGGCTGCAGGGCAATCCGGAGTCGCTCACGTTCACGCCGACTGGTGGAACGGCGCCGGTCACTGTCATCCAGACGTCCACGGCGGGCATCGACTTCGACTTCGAATCGAAAGTCCGGTCGCACAGCCTGCTGCTGACGCTGGCGTACAACTTCGGTGGAGTGGAAGCACCACCTCCGCCGCCACCGCCGCCGCCTCCGCCTCCGCCGCCGCCGCCGCCGCCGACGCAGACCTGCCCGGACGGAACGGTGATCCTGGCTACGGAGACCTGCCCGGCTCCGCCGCCGCCCCCGCCTCCGCCGCCGCCGGCGCCGGAACGCGGCTAA
- a CDS encoding patatin-like phospholipase family protein, translating to MASATQFAVAGCSTPQRLPAVPQAEITQASPVAGNVRFLVTRETDSFAAEAQNAVAKEKAWLASQGRPGELPPAYFLAISGGGDNGAYGAGFLNGWTAAGTRPEFKVVTGVSTGALIAPFAFLGPKYDYVLKRVYTETSQKDIFKKRGIVKGIFGDAMADTRPLGATIASYVTPELLEAIAAEYAKGRILLVGTANLDSLEPVIWNMTALAASKDPNAITLFRRVLLASASIPGAFPPVMIDVTVNGTHYQEMHVDGGTMAQVFLYPPSLNIANAPQRQRTLYIIRNARLDADWASTERRTMSIAARAIGSLTRTQGVGDLYRIYVTTQRDGIDYNLTYIPPTFNTPHNEEFDTAYMTSLYNVGFEAAKAGYQWQKFPPGYNGPIPNSAASSGR from the coding sequence GTGGCTTCCGCGACACAGTTCGCAGTAGCAGGATGTTCAACGCCACAGCGGCTGCCGGCAGTCCCGCAGGCGGAGATCACGCAGGCGAGCCCCGTAGCAGGGAACGTCCGCTTCCTCGTGACGCGTGAGACGGACAGCTTCGCCGCGGAAGCCCAGAACGCTGTCGCAAAGGAGAAGGCATGGCTGGCAAGCCAAGGCCGACCAGGCGAGCTTCCACCCGCATATTTCCTCGCCATCTCCGGCGGCGGTGACAATGGTGCCTACGGAGCCGGCTTCCTCAACGGATGGACCGCGGCAGGAACCCGTCCCGAGTTCAAGGTCGTTACCGGGGTCAGCACCGGCGCGCTCATCGCGCCATTCGCATTCCTCGGCCCGAAGTACGATTACGTGCTGAAGAGGGTCTACACGGAGACCTCGCAGAAGGACATTTTCAAGAAGCGCGGCATCGTCAAAGGCATCTTCGGCGACGCCATGGCAGACACGCGCCCGCTCGGCGCCACGATCGCATCCTACGTCACTCCCGAGCTGCTGGAGGCCATCGCGGCGGAATATGCGAAGGGCCGCATCCTGCTCGTCGGCACCGCGAACCTGGATTCACTCGAGCCCGTGATCTGGAACATGACGGCGCTAGCGGCCAGCAAGGATCCAAACGCGATCACGCTGTTCCGGCGCGTGCTGCTGGCGTCGGCGTCGATCCCAGGCGCCTTCCCGCCGGTCATGATCGACGTGACCGTCAACGGGACGCACTATCAGGAAATGCACGTCGACGGCGGGACGATGGCCCAGGTTTTCCTCTATCCGCCGTCCCTGAACATCGCGAACGCGCCGCAGCGGCAGCGCACTTTGTACATCATCCGCAACGCGCGCCTCGACGCCGATTGGGCGAGCACGGAGCGCCGGACGATGAGCATCGCCGCCCGCGCAATCGGATCGCTTACTCGGACGCAGGGTGTAGGCGACCTGTATCGAATTTATGTCACCACGCAGCGCGACGGCATCGACTACAATCTCACCTACATCCCGCCGACGTTCAACACTCCGCACAACGAGGAATTCGACACGGCCTACATGACCTCGCTGTACAATGTGGGCTTCGAGGCGGCGAAGGCGGGCTATCAGTGGCAGAAGTTTCCGCCGGGCTACAACGGGCCCATCCCGAACTCGGCGGCCTCCTCCGGACGCTAA
- a CDS encoding DUF3047 domain-containing protein has translation MHPGVAGVLVLAAAGAATPVWIGHFTSPGAPPPPWHMVKLTSQRPTSYRVTNVAGRTALEATFDRSMSLMARSIGVDLGRTPVLCWRWFVDGPVKKADMTRKSGDDYAARVYVAFDVDDAAMSGSTKFKLRMARGLFGKDIPDAAVVYVWDNSHSIGTARKSSYTDRSQLIVAETGAARAGTWVSKRVDLASDFARAFPNQPGKPTQLAVAADGDNTGSKGRTAFADIHFVERGQPCAF, from the coding sequence ATGCATCCAGGTGTAGCGGGCGTACTGGTCCTCGCGGCGGCGGGTGCCGCTACGCCCGTCTGGATAGGCCACTTTACCTCGCCAGGCGCGCCGCCGCCCCCGTGGCATATGGTCAAACTGACCAGTCAGCGGCCGACGAGCTATCGGGTCACGAATGTCGCGGGCCGGACCGCACTCGAGGCGACCTTCGATCGGAGCATGTCCCTGATGGCGAGGTCGATCGGCGTCGACCTTGGGCGCACGCCGGTGCTGTGCTGGCGCTGGTTCGTGGACGGGCCGGTGAAGAAAGCCGACATGACCCGCAAGAGCGGAGACGACTATGCCGCTCGGGTCTACGTGGCCTTCGACGTCGACGACGCCGCAATGTCCGGCTCCACGAAGTTCAAGCTGAGGATGGCTCGGGGATTGTTCGGCAAGGACATCCCGGACGCCGCCGTGGTGTACGTGTGGGACAACAGCCATTCGATCGGGACCGCGCGCAAGAGCAGCTACACCGATCGCTCGCAGCTCATCGTCGCCGAAACCGGCGCCGCCCGGGCAGGAACCTGGGTCTCCAAGCGTGTCGACCTGGCATCGGATTTCGCCAGGGCATTCCCCAACCAACCCGGCAAGCCGACGCAGCTGGCCGTCGCGGCCGATGGCGATAACACCGGCAGCAAGGGCCGCACAGCCTTCGCCGACATTCACTTCGTCGAGCGCGGCCAGCCGTGCGCGTTCTAG
- a CDS encoding DUF3313 domain-containing protein: protein MTRNTFRIALPALLLVTAVPVSAQTEDHAPVSLKSSSKMMQDKPGSESWTYAQPTSVFQKYRTLIVDPTVVYQGPDAQFEGIEPADRARFAQIITDELRSEMAQSFPSPAKPQGDTMRLKVTLLGAEKTKGGIATATRVTPFGFATSAVKSALGKTGSFTGSVLYAVELTDARTGELLIAAVRRRTPDPLDVPATLSTTDTIKAVSRDFANSARKRLVELTGAPK, encoded by the coding sequence ATGACCCGCAACACCTTCCGTATCGCCCTGCCCGCCCTGCTGCTCGTGACTGCGGTCCCCGTGAGCGCGCAGACTGAGGATCACGCGCCGGTCTCGCTCAAGTCCTCGAGCAAGATGATGCAGGACAAGCCTGGGTCCGAGTCCTGGACCTATGCCCAGCCGACGTCAGTTTTCCAGAAGTACCGGACGCTCATTGTCGATCCGACCGTCGTCTACCAAGGACCCGATGCGCAGTTCGAAGGGATCGAGCCCGCCGATCGTGCGCGCTTCGCCCAGATCATCACCGACGAGCTGCGCTCCGAGATGGCGCAGAGCTTCCCCTCCCCGGCAAAACCGCAGGGCGACACGATGCGCCTGAAGGTCACGCTGCTGGGCGCGGAGAAGACGAAGGGCGGCATCGCCACCGCAACCCGGGTCACGCCCTTCGGGTTCGCGACCAGCGCAGTGAAGAGTGCACTGGGAAAGACGGGCAGCTTCACCGGGTCCGTGCTTTACGCCGTCGAGCTGACTGACGCCCGCACGGGGGAACTGCTGATCGCTGCCGTTCGCCGCCGGACTCCCGATCCGCTGGACGTTCCCGCGACCCTTTCGACAACGGACACGATCAAGGCGGTCTCGCGTGATTTCGCGAACTCTGCGCGGAAACGACTCGTGGAGCTCACCGGCGCGCCAAAGTAG
- a CDS encoding sensor histidine kinase, whose amino-acid sequence MSQSWNSIQPTYADDSAASHDIAAHGDDRLLDWRADEGVELDELLSIHEYERQRLGQELHDSAGQLLVSAQLSVAHLRVVDANSGHSELIDDISETLGEISKQIRALAFLHYPAELADRGLGSAVECLVRGFAKRTGITTSFEAVGDFARIGERSATALLRIAQEALVNIHRHAHAESASVSLKMCSRSAELTVRDDGVGIPEEGLTHPQGIGLKGMQHRVGKLRGRLRVSNMRPGTEIFASVPVAA is encoded by the coding sequence ATGAGTCAGAGCTGGAACTCGATTCAGCCGACATATGCCGACGACAGTGCCGCGTCGCATGACATCGCTGCGCATGGGGATGACCGGCTACTCGACTGGCGTGCCGACGAAGGCGTGGAGCTCGACGAGCTTCTGAGCATCCACGAATATGAGCGTCAGCGGCTTGGGCAGGAACTGCACGATTCCGCGGGCCAGCTGCTCGTTTCGGCGCAGCTTAGCGTCGCGCATTTGCGCGTCGTCGACGCCAATTCGGGCCACAGCGAACTGATCGACGACATCTCGGAAACGCTGGGCGAGATCAGCAAGCAAATCCGGGCGCTGGCGTTCCTCCACTATCCGGCGGAACTCGCCGATCGCGGCCTTGGATCGGCGGTCGAATGCCTGGTTCGCGGTTTCGCCAAGCGCACCGGCATCACCACCAGCTTCGAAGCAGTGGGCGATTTCGCGAGGATCGGCGAGCGCTCGGCTACGGCATTGCTAAGGATCGCTCAGGAAGCGCTCGTCAACATTCACCGGCACGCTCATGCGGAAAGCGCGAGCGTCAGCCTGAAAATGTGCTCCAGGTCCGCCGAGCTCACCGTCCGCGACGACGGCGTCGGCATTCCCGAGGAAGGGCTGACCCACCCGCAGGGCATTGGCCTGAAGGGCATGCAGCATCGCGTCGGCAAGCTACGGGGCCGCTTGCGCGTCAGCAACATGCGGCCGGGCACGGAGATTTTCGCGAGCGTTCCTGTCGCCGCCTGA
- a CDS encoding response regulator — MTSPVRRIIIVDDHDAIRRGVRQLLETKPYYEVVGEASDGRAGLELARETRPDIAILDYSVPELNGLDLSHALKRELPRIEILLYTMHDREEIIMDVLRAGVRGFVLKSDAERHLIAALDALSIHRSYFSGAISDALLEQFLESKPHPLASSLTHREREVVQQVAEGRINKEIAQRLSISVKTVETHRASAMRKLKLRTTADLVRYAVRNQLIQA, encoded by the coding sequence ATGACCAGTCCGGTCCGACGGATCATCATTGTCGACGATCATGACGCCATACGTCGCGGCGTGCGGCAGCTTCTTGAGACGAAGCCTTATTACGAGGTCGTCGGCGAAGCATCGGATGGACGCGCCGGCCTGGAACTGGCGAGGGAGACCCGCCCGGACATCGCGATCCTCGACTATTCGGTGCCGGAACTAAATGGCCTCGATCTCTCGCACGCCCTGAAGCGCGAGCTGCCCCGCATCGAGATCCTGCTCTACACCATGCACGACCGTGAAGAAATCATCATGGATGTGCTCCGCGCCGGCGTTCGCGGTTTCGTGCTGAAGTCCGATGCGGAACGCCACCTGATTGCGGCGCTCGATGCCTTGTCGATCCATCGCTCCTATTTCTCCGGAGCGATCTCCGACGCGCTCCTGGAGCAATTCCTGGAGAGCAAGCCTCATCCGCTGGCGAGCAGTCTGACGCATCGGGAGCGCGAGGTCGTCCAGCAGGTTGCCGAGGGCCGCATCAACAAGGAAATCGCCCAGCGGCTGAGCATCAGCGTGAAGACCGTCGAGACTCATCGCGCCAGTGCAATGCGGAAGCTCAAGCTGCGGACGACGGCGGACCTCGTCCGCTACGCGGTGAGGAATCAGCTCATCCAGGCCTGA
- a CDS encoding DUF2092 domain-containing protein encodes MKRLLYTTLATGLTIALSGTPVAAQDPAPPPESGMSMPQAAGNDPIANEGVIDDVAVDALKEMSNFLMSAKTLGIVSEGSLDVVTNDGQRIQLDGVTTYKVRKPGFVIDYASDIKSRRFIYDGKTFTVYSPKLGFYASVPAPGTNKEVLDTIYQKFGISLPLEDLFRWGDSGANADRVKALKSAYQVGTATIDGVETDHYAFREEDVDWEVWIQSSGDPLPKKLVIVDRSDPARPTFTSRLKWQINPAYSDADFAFTPDANAKKIQLATYKGE; translated from the coding sequence ATGAAGCGTCTATTGTACACCACCTTAGCTACCGGGCTGACGATTGCCCTTTCAGGCACTCCCGTCGCCGCGCAGGACCCTGCACCGCCTCCGGAATCCGGCATGTCAATGCCGCAAGCGGCCGGAAACGACCCGATCGCGAACGAGGGCGTGATCGACGACGTCGCGGTCGATGCCCTGAAGGAAATGAGCAATTTCCTGATGAGCGCGAAGACCCTCGGCATCGTGTCAGAAGGCAGCCTGGACGTCGTTACCAACGACGGGCAGCGCATCCAGCTTGACGGTGTCACGACCTACAAGGTTCGCAAACCCGGCTTCGTCATCGACTATGCGAGTGACATCAAGAGCCGTCGCTTCATATACGACGGCAAGACCTTCACGGTCTATTCGCCGAAACTCGGCTTCTACGCCTCGGTTCCGGCGCCCGGCACCAACAAGGAGGTGCTCGACACGATCTATCAGAAGTTCGGCATCTCGCTGCCGCTTGAGGACCTGTTCCGCTGGGGCGACAGCGGTGCCAACGCCGATCGCGTCAAGGCGCTCAAGTCCGCCTATCAGGTCGGAACGGCGACGATCGATGGCGTGGAGACCGACCACTACGCATTCCGCGAGGAAGACGTCGATTGGGAAGTCTGGATTCAAAGCAGCGGCGATCCTCTGCCGAAGAAGCTGGTAATCGTTGACCGGAGCGACCCCGCTCGCCCGACCTTCACGTCGCGCCTCAAGTGGCAGATCAACCCCGCCTACAGCGATGCTGACTTCGCGTTCACGCCCGATGCGAACGCGAAGAAGATCCAGCTCGCCACCTACAAGGGAGAGTAA
- a CDS encoding Lrp/AsnC family transcriptional regulator: protein MAADYVLDRIDRRILAALQADGRLTNHALSEQVSLSPSACLARVRRLERSGVIRGYHARVDPFALDVGLVLYAEVTLKGHSPDELGRFERLVQDLPAVVEASHMTGDYDYLLKVVVADMAEWTRLAERMTEIGVDRINTHVMMNKPKFFVGYPVEIK, encoded by the coding sequence ATGGCCGCAGACTACGTACTCGACCGGATCGACCGCCGGATCCTGGCGGCACTTCAGGCGGACGGACGGCTGACAAACCATGCGCTGTCGGAGCAGGTCTCGCTGTCGCCGAGCGCTTGCCTAGCGCGGGTGCGAAGACTGGAACGTAGCGGAGTGATCCGCGGCTACCACGCGCGAGTAGACCCATTTGCTCTGGATGTCGGACTGGTGCTGTACGCGGAAGTCACGCTCAAGGGGCACAGTCCTGACGAGCTCGGCCGGTTCGAACGCTTGGTCCAGGATTTGCCCGCGGTCGTGGAAGCGTCTCACATGACCGGTGACTATGATTATCTCTTGAAGGTTGTGGTCGCCGATATGGCCGAATGGACTCGGCTGGCTGAACGGATGACCGAGATCGGCGTGGACCGGATCAACACTCATGTGATGATGAACAAGCCGAAGTTCTTCGTCGGCTACCCCGTCGAGATCAAATGA
- a CDS encoding GreA/GreB family elongation factor has protein sequence MTNASAKEHRPPIHLLAAESDMVADMALVAEHRQPVVTAMLLEEIERAELHDPDTMPPGHVRLNSHVTFIDEKTEELREVQIVLPADANIEKGRISILTPMGAALYGLGEGHTIRWPDLFGNYRPIRIVRVKEAGTTADA, from the coding sequence ATGACCAATGCTTCAGCGAAGGAGCATCGACCGCCAATCCACCTGCTCGCAGCGGAATCCGACATGGTTGCAGACATGGCGCTGGTTGCCGAACATCGTCAGCCCGTCGTTACGGCTATGTTGCTCGAAGAGATCGAACGCGCGGAGTTGCACGATCCCGACACGATGCCGCCCGGGCACGTTCGCCTGAACTCACACGTGACCTTCATCGATGAAAAGACGGAGGAGTTGCGCGAAGTCCAGATCGTGCTTCCCGCCGACGCGAATATCGAAAAGGGACGGATATCGATCCTGACGCCAATGGGCGCAGCGCTGTACGGGCTGGGCGAAGGGCACACGATTCGTTGGCCCGACTTGTTCGGCAATTACCGCCCGATCCGCATAGTCCGGGTCAAAGAGGCTGGGACGACTGCCGACGCCTGA
- a CDS encoding PAS domain-containing protein, which translates to MSSAISEALARAADQISFQQLADAMPQMVWSTQPDGAHDYYNAQWYAFTGAPEGSTDGEGWNGMFHPDDQERAWARWRHSLRTGEPYEIEYRLRHHSGEYRWTLGRALPVRDNDGHIVRWVGTCTDIHEQKQIGQQNEILSRELSHRIKNIFAVVNGLIGLSARQFPDMKSFARQMQARVAALGRAHDYVRPHSEDSARHEGPSTLHALLTELLLPYPALDEGRLTISGDDISVDDRSATPIGLVFHELATNSAKYGALSTPVGTVRLVSSIQDGRIRLSWEELGGPPILQEPDLQGFGTRLTDISVFQQLGGELVRDWRTEGLVVAIDLPAAALSRS; encoded by the coding sequence GTGAGTTCAGCAATCAGCGAGGCACTCGCAAGGGCAGCAGATCAGATATCCTTCCAACAGCTCGCCGACGCCATGCCTCAAATGGTTTGGTCGACGCAGCCGGACGGCGCACACGATTATTACAATGCGCAATGGTATGCCTTTACCGGTGCTCCGGAGGGATCGACCGATGGCGAGGGCTGGAACGGCATGTTCCATCCGGACGATCAAGAGCGTGCTTGGGCCCGTTGGCGCCATAGCCTGAGGACCGGTGAGCCCTACGAGATTGAATATCGCCTTCGGCACCACAGTGGTGAATACCGGTGGACACTCGGAAGAGCGCTTCCAGTGCGGGACAACGATGGGCACATTGTCCGTTGGGTCGGCACTTGCACCGACATCCATGAGCAGAAGCAAATCGGTCAGCAAAACGAGATTTTGAGCCGCGAACTGAGCCACAGGATCAAGAACATCTTTGCAGTCGTAAACGGTCTGATCGGTCTCTCGGCCCGACAGTTTCCGGACATGAAATCCTTTGCTCGGCAAATGCAGGCGCGCGTCGCTGCACTGGGGCGAGCGCATGACTACGTTCGCCCTCACAGCGAGGACAGCGCACGGCACGAGGGCCCGTCGACCCTGCACGCATTGTTGACAGAGTTGCTTCTGCCCTACCCCGCGTTGGACGAAGGACGATTGACGATCAGTGGCGATGATATTTCGGTCGACGATCGATCCGCGACTCCCATCGGCCTCGTCTTCCATGAACTCGCGACGAACTCCGCCAAGTATGGCGCGCTGTCCACGCCCGTAGGAACAGTTCGCCTCGTGTCGTCAATTCAAGACGGGAGAATTCGGCTCAGTTGGGAGGAGTTAGGTGGCCCGCCAATCCTGCAGGAGCCCGATCTCCAAGGCTTTGGAACGCGTTTGACGGACATCAGCGTCTTTCAGCAGCTGGGCGGGGAGCTTGTAAGAGACTGGCGCACCGAGGGCTTGGTCGTCGCGATCGATTTACCGGCCGCGGCGCTTAGCCGTTCCTGA
- a CDS encoding response regulator → MADSILIVEDEVLVALEMESILEERGYEVVGIAADLEGALAFAGRNVDLALVDLNLRDGLTGPEIGRRLANEHRAKVLFVTANPRLLGDGIAGTIGVLTKPTNESSLTSAVAFALSKAEEAPPSLRCFH, encoded by the coding sequence ATGGCTGATTCAATCCTCATCGTCGAAGACGAAGTTCTTGTCGCACTCGAAATGGAAAGCATTCTCGAAGAGCGCGGCTATGAAGTCGTTGGAATCGCGGCTGACCTAGAGGGTGCCTTGGCTTTCGCCGGCCGGAACGTCGACCTCGCTCTGGTCGACCTCAACTTGCGCGACGGTCTGACAGGGCCGGAGATCGGCCGGCGCTTAGCCAACGAGCATCGCGCCAAAGTGTTGTTTGTGACGGCCAACCCTCGGCTGCTTGGCGACGGGATCGCTGGCACGATTGGTGTCCTCACTAAGCCCACAAACGAATCCAGCCTGACGTCGGCGGTCGCGTTTGCTCTCAGCAAGGCCGAGGAAGCGCCGCCTTCTCTACGCTGCTTCCACTGA
- a CDS encoding SIMPL domain-containing protein, with protein MASTPLVRVNIAESLRTPPDEASMTVGTQAKAPTATQAVAANKTKTEKLLATIRAAGIRERDVQTQGIQLQPDYRWENVPGGQGRQTLIGYIASNSVQIKTRNIDTLTSLLDSLTTAGADSVYGPNFSIADPAPLRKEARIRAMARGQAEATEYARNNGFTSVRLLSVEEGVSYRGSEVIVTGSRVMNASAPPPPPPPPAPERDGGIVAPGQLETGVTLNLLYRMER; from the coding sequence ATGGCGAGCACTCCTCTGGTGCGCGTCAATATCGCGGAATCGTTGAGAACCCCTCCCGACGAGGCGAGCATGACGGTCGGAACGCAGGCTAAGGCTCCGACTGCGACGCAAGCGGTTGCAGCGAACAAGACCAAGACGGAAAAACTGCTAGCGACCATTCGCGCGGCTGGGATCCGCGAGCGTGACGTCCAGACCCAAGGGATTCAGCTGCAGCCGGATTATCGCTGGGAAAATGTCCCCGGTGGTCAGGGACGCCAGACGCTGATCGGCTACATCGCCAGCAACTCGGTGCAGATCAAGACGCGCAACATCGATACGCTAACCTCTTTGCTCGATAGCCTCACGACGGCTGGTGCGGATTCTGTTTACGGCCCAAACTTCTCGATCGCCGATCCTGCTCCATTGAGGAAGGAAGCGCGCATTCGCGCCATGGCGCGGGGCCAGGCGGAAGCGACCGAGTATGCGCGGAACAACGGCTTCACGTCCGTCCGGCTGCTCTCGGTTGAGGAGGGTGTCTCCTATCGCGGCTCGGAAGTAATCGTCACTGGATCACGAGTCATGAATGCATCCGCACCACCGCCACCTCCGCCGCCGCCCGCGCCCGAACGCGATGGGGGCATCGTGGCTCCGGGTCAGCTGGAAACAGGCGTTACGCTCAATTTGCTGTACCGGATGGAGCGCTAG